In Lathyrus oleraceus cultivar Zhongwan6 chromosome 2, CAAS_Psat_ZW6_1.0, whole genome shotgun sequence, the DNA window TTCTAAAAAGGAGTAAGACAAAGACTCAGAAATTCAAAATGAGTCTTGGCCACGTTATGTATTAGATATATTACTTTTATGTTATGTTACTGCTTGCACAAGAAAATGAGAAAGTACTATAAACACCATCATTTCTCAATGAGTCTTTGGTGTTAATGATGAActatatttttttattagatGTACAGGACTGTTAAAATTACTGATAGAGCAGCATCACCAGGTTAGTGATTTATGTTCAATTTGTAATTAGTTAGAAAATTAAGCAAATTATTATTCTTAATCATAGTTTATGTTTAGGACAATTTGATGTATATGACAATGGTTCATCTGGAGATACTTCTGAAGACTTCATGTTTGACATAAACTCTTCAACAAGGTCTAATGATCTACAGATTAAGTTACCTGGAGAGATTATTACTACTAATCAAGATAAAGAAAATCATGGCTTTTGGAGCATTTCTTCAAGGTAATAAAGTTATAAAGTAGCTTTTTATATGCAGAGAAATTGACGCATGTCTTATTCATATGAGCATATTACATATACAAACATATAGGCACGAAAATTCATAAAAGGATCAAATGATTCAAGTTTACTTTGTTATGTCTTTGTGTGTCCTCAAAACACAAGCACCCAAATTCCATGATATGATAGAGTAATAGTATATTCTTTATTAGCTACTAGCTAGTGGAAGAAAAGCTAGTAAAAAACAGGATTATGATATGTAAGTATATCTCTTTCCTTAGGATTTTGTGGGGGCTAATTCATAAGGGTATTATTAGATGGGGCACAAAGTTGAATAACTTAGTCCTAAAGCTAATTTCTTGGTAGACACTAGCTAGAAATCTTGGTGCTAAATTGAATATTATTGTGTCATCAAATTCTAGTTAGAATGGTAAGACAAAAAGAGCCTCTAAATATTGAAATATATTAACATCTTTTCCATTACATATATTCTCTTAAAATCAAATCAAAGAATAAAATATCTTTACTTTATAAGATCATCTAAATTAAGTCCTATATATAATCTCAATAATACCGATATCTTGAAAAAAGATGTGTTCGTGTCCGTGTCGGACGCAGACACGATATTGACACTTATGATTATTTTCAATTTATTcattattaaaattattattagTGTCGACACGTCAGTAACAATATCGTATCCGGTTACCGAATCTGTGCTTcatagtatatatatatatatatataattatatatataatatatatatatatatatatatatatatatatatatatatatatatatatatatatatatatatatatatatatatatatatataatagagAGAGATGCAATGTCACATGGGTGGGATAAAACTTTATTTGAATGAACAGAATAAGTAAAAGGGTCTATAAATAAGACAGTAAAAGATTGCTTTCTTTGGTCAGTATGAATGGTTTCCACTAATGGGAAATATTCTCTCATGTGTTTGGTAGTAACAGGGAAGCTTGGTTGCATGGTAAGCCAGTAGACTCAGTTGGAAACTTGCCTTGTATTGAGGTTTGTGAATATTACTCAATGCCTCCTTTATTTTTCAAGTATTATCTTTAGACAATGATGTTTTTAATATGGATGTCAAAAAAATGATAAGAATTCACCATTGAGTTTTTTATAGCAAGGTCTATACCTACTTGAAACACTGGTTTATTTGATTACTTTTTCATCCAATCATGGAAATTATACAGAGAGAAAAAGGAAATAATTTTCAAAAGCTTGCTGCTTTGTCCTTCACATATTCAAATTGGTGGACCAACGTACCTTTTTTACATTTGCTAATTACAAGGCTAAAAAAACTAATTTTGATGGAAAAAGTACAACGCTTTAATGAATGATGGCCTACTTCAAAAGATACAAGAAATCTAAACCTATAAGCATTTGACTTAGTGTAATTAAAATGTAACCAAGAATTTATGCATGCTAGACCATCTTcttttttttcatatgtagtgtcctcaacaacgtaatcaaatagattgcgggtatttcatgttgaggtttatgcgagatactcttgctttgggccgattaaagattctcaccgatgtatgtatttctaacttatgagttatttttatatttacacatatctcatataattaaatagttggaattaattcaaaatatgttatattattatgtagtactttgaggaattcaagtgtgcattttatacaaaggatcaagtggacgaaatcaaagaggagtggtgtcaattcatgatagagctcaatgtttgttcataaatttgtgtaattaatgtgtacatttgtagtatatgtaatgacttgtaaatgtgtacataaatttgtatatattttgatacatttaaggcaaaattggtttgaattggtatatatatatatttattagccaaaaattggtagaaaaaaggccaaaatggcatatataaaatgtgataattgtctgtcaaaatctggttgaaaacaggtagaaattctggcttcaaaaaatttcgtataccttagacagcgcttttgtaaaaagcgctgtctaaggtatacctaaaaaaattaaaataggagggtcttagaaagcgcttttggccaaagcgctgtctaagggggtggggcttagacagcgcttttcaaaagcgctgtctaaggtatacctaaaaaatttaaaataagagggtcttataaagcgcttttggccaaagcgctgtctaagggggggggggcttagacagcgcttttaagatttaaaaaagcgctgtctaaacctttagcagcggaggtttagacagcgctttaaagcgctgtctaaggctaaaaaaagcgctgtctaaggtcttgtttgttgtagtgtatgctttaagtgcaacgagtaggtaccaatctgatctcggtgatgctcattgggtagttgtcaagaatatccttaagtatttgagaaggactaaggactcattcttgatatatggaggttaggaagagcttgttgtaattggatacaccatgctagcttccagacagataaggataACTTTAtatcacaatctggttatgtgtttttcttaaatggtggcgctgtgagctggaaatgttcaaagcaagatacagttgttgattctacaattgaggtcgagtatattgttgcctcaagtgcagcaaaggaagttgtttggatcaaaaagttcgttagtgaacttagcatagttcctagcattgtggatcccattggtctctattgtgataacaatggtgctatcgcacaagctaaggagcctagatctcaccaacgatccaaacacctacttaggcattatcacctcattcgagatATAATAGATAGAGAAGATGTGAAAATAtacagagtacctacacttgacaatattgttgatccactgacaaagcctcttgcgcagcagaagcatgatgaccatactagatATATGGGcattaagggtatgcctgattggctctagtgctagtgggagattgttggtgtaagccctataggccaatactttcggtacttgtatcgaattatttattaataataaaaggctttatctttgttatgtttgtttaacaaagtccctggaatagctagtctgtttaatgtatcaagtgtgacttaatcatgagatcccattaaacataaggacactattcttaaagtatctgtagtcgagctctattgtgaagtgggataacattaaagcattaagattattatgtatatagactgatgatcacatatcatggatcatggataaggagttatcaagtcttaaacatatgtatgaatattaagagcaatatttatactggattggCCCGCTATAAGgatactatatagaatgttatgcaaagtgtcataagttattctcatggtgataatggtgtataccacccttcgacctgaaaccactatggacccttaaagtagagttgagtgccttattgcttatcaaacattgtccgtaactggatgaccataaagacagttgatgggtactccacgaagcatgctgagggacatgagtgacctagatggaatttacccatcctGCGTAAAAGGATAAATATCTATGagcctaatattgaactggacaaagatgacacggtctatgccttgtgttcaatatagacataagggcaaaaggataattatacacataattattatcacaaaaggatttgtcagattACATGACATTTTGATGTCTTGAgtagcagtgatatgttgctagataccgttcactgtttattatgttaaatacgcgatttaatataattactaatgtcgcgaaaacctacagggtcacacacaaaaggacggattgatgagagataaagtaactaagaaataccgtaaggtacggtgcacttaagtgaattgtagaacatcgtaaggtacggtgtacttaagtagaatgcgaaatatggtaaggtaccatacgcttaagtaattttggcatatcataagatatgagcgacatacacttaagtgggctttttagcttgcagcccacacaagtggttctataaatagaacccttgtgcagaagcatttgtgcaattgcaattttgtttctctctttttctctcactcaaagccttcattcgtagcagttagcattgagattgaaggaatccgtttgtgtggactgagtagaggcgttgtcaccattcaacgttcgtgatcgctccgtagatctgcatcaaaggttttaatcgccacaagaggtaaagattttatcactgatcatgcacattcgtaaggatcactaaaagAGTTTTTTTTTAATTCCGCTGAGTTTTGGGtcgctcttctccttcaataTAAAGTTATATTATAAAACAAGTTACACCATTCAATACTAGACAATAATTTTTCAGCCCATTATCTATATTTCACTCTTTAACGGTTAGGACTTGGTTTAATGCTTCTAGTTTTTCAACCGCTCATTTCTCCGCCTCTAATTTTGTTTGCACAGTAAATAatattttccaaaatgaactaGAGGTGAAGGAAGAGGAGGTTGAAGAACTAGAAGCATTAAAACAAAGTATAATTGTTAAAGAGCAAAATACGGATAATGGGATGAAATATTATTGTATAGCATTGAACGGTGTAACTTGTTCTTCTAATATAgcttaatttgtcatattataaCGTTCTAAATCAAATTGAAAGGTTATATGTCTAGTAAGCGTTGGCGAAATAAGCATTCCGCATAATTTATAGTAAACTCAATGTATATACCACAACATTTGTTTAGCACAATCGTTGTTAAATCGTGTGCGTTAAGAATATCACAATGGTTGTTTAAAGCAACTATTATGATAGGTGGCGTGCTACCTAATTTATAATAGCGGTCACATGACCATGGTGGAAAACATCATACTTACAACCATCCCCTACATCACAACGGTTGTTCACACATGGCGATATCCATTTTCCAACCATTGTGAAATGGCTTTTACATAGTAGTGACTCTTGCCTCGTTCCAAGTAAGACCATTTGTCCCTCAAGCTTGGCCTGATGGAGTCAGGTCTGGGCTTATAACTTCTTTAGCTTAGGTTTATGAAAAAATATTGTGGAGTTTCTATTGTCTCTCGTCTACTTTTTCCCTTTAGCTTTTAAGTATCCTTAAATCTTGATGCCAATGGTTAGTATGACTCATCGATTTATGTCTCTTCAGTCACTTATCGCATGTTAGTTTAAGGTTAGTAGCATGATGGATTATATATAGGTCCCTCATTATGGGTTTCCCAAGAACTATCTTTGTTATCATGACTTTGACAACGTATTTGGCCACATGTGCCTTATCTGTTGGTTAATGTTTAGTTTCTACTACTTTGAACGTCCATCGTTTGACTTTTTTCCCTTTAATTTTTCTCCTCTTGTGAGTATAAATATTTCAATGGGTGCGAGTTTTCTAGTCTTTTCTCTTTTATGTCATTCTTGTGATCACTTCAAGTTGCTTTCGTCATCTTCCATaactgtatttgaaatatctTTAGCTTCCTTCTTAATTGACTAATAAGTTCTTCCTTTCCATTATTTATATTTCATTGCCTCTATCCTTCATAGTATGGTGGTAGTTGTCTATGAGTGGTGGTGAGTGTGTGAGGTTGTTCCTTTCGCATCTCATTCTTATTTGTGTATCTAAGTGTAACAGTTAATGCTATTATATACCCTCTCATATCCAACCATCGTGTACACGATGGCCATGATCATGCATACATTACCATAGTGCACGCGATGGATTTATAGTGCACACGATGGAACGATTTGTGTACATGTATTTTCTAGTaacttttctctttttttctctATTTTGGCTTACAATTCATTTATTTCTTCAAAAAAAATTCCAAGACGTTCATATCTTCTTCATCCTACTACACACACAAAAACTTACCAATAACAGGAATTCCAAATATATTATaaatgaatactaaataaaatgaagaaaaaaaattaatgaTGGGTTGCCTCCCAGTAAGCGCTTATTTTCATTCATTAACTTGATTGTTGCTTTTCTAAGGTTCTACAAGTATCAAAGACACATTTTCCACAGTTATCTCCCCTCCAGCCAGGGACGGGgcccatatatatatatatatatatatatataatatatatatatatatatatatatatatatatatatatatatatatatatatatatatatatatatatatatatatatatatatatatatatatatatatatatatatatatatatatatatatatatatatatatatatatatatatatatatatatatatatatataaaagaaagGTAGCTCATTAGATTTTCTTTGTTAGGGTTTGTTAGTGTGTTTTTCGATGTCTCAGGCCCGGTGGCAACTGATGCAGGGGAGCAAGTTTTGGCGTCTCATCATGCATCGTACGACGAGATTAGTTACAACATTCATATCTACAGGGAGATTCATCATCTTTCACGATGTTTTCCTTTGATCTTGGTTTAAATCCTAACTTTAGGGTTAGATACATGATTGGTATGGGCACTAAGAAGGAGGTCGATGATCTTTCTGCTCCGGGAATCCCGTCTCTCCCCTTTGGAGACTTATGGCTTCGCCACATTTAGGGTTTGCGCTCGCAAACGCTAGTATGCAATATGAGAAATCTTGTATAGCAACCCCTCCAACAACAAGATCATGGAGGACTTTAGCACTTCAAATTCCATAAAAGAACCACCTCCTCCCATAAATGATCTACCTGAAATGATTTCCTATAACAATATTGGGATAGGGGATACACCTGGGAAGTTGGGACTCAATGAAGAATAAGAAAGCAATATGAAAGAGCTTGAACAAAAATTTATTGATATTTGTATTGAAGAAAATTGGATATGAGGATATGAATGCCTTGAGTTTATCCTCTCTGATTTGGAAGAGCGAAGAATATCTAAGACGTGGGAAAAAGGGTCATCATAAAGATGCTTGGCAGAAgtattggttttagggcattgGAAAATCGCTTTGAGCTAATGTGGTCCAAAAAAGGAGTTCTCAACATCATTGATCTTGGACAAGAATTCTATCTTGTCACATTTACTAGTCCAAAAGATCAAGCTCTTGCGCTTCTTGAAGGTTTATGGTTAATTTATGACCACTACCTTATAGTGTAAGAATGGAGTCCCAATTTTTGGCCCTCTAAAGATAATAAGAAGTAACTTGTTGTGTTGGTGTTAGCTCATAATTTTGATGCCCACTAAAGAATTACCAAAAGGGAAATCCTATGTAGAGATGTTTCGACCAGGAGGAAATGTTCGATCAGGTAGAGGTGTTTCGATTGGATTAAGGTAATAAGAGTCAGCGTGCA includes these proteins:
- the LOC127119478 gene encoding probable transcription factor KAN2 isoform X2, coding for MDVKDLTLSHVKSHLQMYRTVKITDRAASPGQFDVYDNGSSGDTSEDFMFDINSSTRSNDLQIKLPGEIITTNQDKENHGFWSISSREAWLHGKPVDSVGNLPCIEVCEYYSMPPLFFKYYL
- the LOC127119478 gene encoding probable transcription factor KAN2 isoform X1 — protein: MDVKDLTLSHVKSHLQMYRTVKITDRAASPGQFDVYDNGSSGDTSEDFMFDINSSTRSNDLQIKLPGEIITTNQDKENHGFWSISSSNREAWLHGKPVDSVGNLPCIEVCEYYSMPPLFFKYYL